In one window of Henckelia pumila isolate YLH828 chromosome 1, ASM3356847v2, whole genome shotgun sequence DNA:
- the LOC140878826 gene encoding transcription initiation factor TFIID subunit 6-like, giving the protein MSIVPKESIEVIAQSLGITNLSPDVFPALAADVEYRVREIMQESIKCMRHSRRTTLTTDDVDSALGLRNVEPIYGFASGDPLRFKRAAGHKDLFYIEEKELEFKEVIEAPLPKAPLDTAVVTHWLAIEGVQPAIPENPPPMAIQSLAMPSDNIKNDYKEDGLPVDIKLPVKHVLSRELQLYFEKISELTVTRSDSTLFKEALVSLATDSGLHPLVPYFTFFVADEVSRNLNNFSLLFALMRLVWSLLRNQHIHIEPYLHQLMPSVMTCLVAKKLGNRLSDNHWSLRNFTATLVASICKRFGHVYHNLQPRVTRTLLHAFLDPSKALPQHYGAIQGLSALGPNVVQLLVLPNLEPYLRLLEPEMQLEKQKNEIKRHEAWLVYGALMRAAGLCMYYRLKMLPSVFSVLPRTVLKSNAKVVTAMSNKRKAGIDNTMHQPPAKKLMTDNNMTGGVIQANSVPVDMPGAGGAYPANIRAGDTNLQGTRPLGNNNVAGTSGRKELGVGQRLKTLGGVDQEDANAWNLLPLLGEYFGESMSSFVPSPALSLFL; this is encoded by the exons ATGAGCATAGTACCGAAAGAATCGATTGAAGTGATAGCGCAGAGCTTAGGCATTACCAATTTATCACCAGACGTATTTCCAGCTCTTGCTGCTGATGTAGAGTATCGAGTTCGAGAAATCATGCAG GAATCTATAAAATGCATGCGACATTCGAGAAGAACTACTTTAACAACAGACGACGTTGATAGTGCGCTTGGCTTAAGAAACGTTGag CCTATATATGGGTTTGCTTCTGGGGATCCTTTGCGATTCAAGAGGGCTGCTGGACACAAGGATTTGTTTTATATTGAAGAGAAGGAATTGGAATTTAAGGAG GTAATTGAAGCTCCTCTACCGAAAGCACCGCTAGATACTGCAGTGGTCACTCATTGGTTGGCTATCGAAGGAGTTCAGCCTGCAATTCCTGAAAATCCTCCTCCTATGGCTATTCAAT CACTTGCAATGCCTTCAGATAACATAAAGAATGACTACAAGGAGGATGGGTTACCTGTAGACATTAAATTACCGGTCAAACACGTTCTTTCACGGGAGCTTCAG CTTTATTTTGAGAAAATCTCCGAGCTTACTGTCACTAGATCTGATTCCACCCTGTTTAAAGAAGCATTAGTGAGCTTGGCAACTGATTCAGGACTCCACCCTTTAGTGCCTTACTTTACATTCTTTGTTGCTGACGAG GTTTCTCGGAATCTGAACaatttttctcttctttttgcTTTGATGCGCCTTGTGTGGAGCCTTCTTCGAAATCAACATATACACATCGAGCCATAT CTGCACCAATTGATGCCATCAGTGATGACATGCTTGGTTGCAAAAAAACTAGGAAACAGACTTTCCGACAATCACTGGAGTCTTAGAAATTTCACAGCTACCCTGGTGGCTTCAATCTGCAAGAG ATTTGGTCATGTTTACCACAATCTCCAGCCACGTGTGACCAGAACGTTACTTCATGCTTTTTTGGACCCATCAAAAGCTTTGCCCCAACATTATGGTGCCATTCAAGGGCTATCAGCCCTTGGACCCAATGTG GTTCAATTGCTTGTGCTTCCCAATCTTGAGCCCTACTTACGACTTCTGGAACCAGAAATGCAACTTGAAAAGCAAAAGAATGAAATTAAGAGGCATGAAGCGTGGTTGGTGTATGGTGCTCTAATG CGTGCAGCTGGCTTGTGCATGTATTATCGCCTGAAGATGTTGCCCTCTGTTTTCTCTGTACTGCCCCGTACTGTCCTGAAGAGTAATGCAAAAGTCGTCACTGCAATGTCAA ATAAACGTAAAGCAGGCATTGATAACACAATGCATCAGCCACCAGCAAAGAAATTAATGACAGATAATAACATGACCGGTGGGGTAATACAAGCAAATTCAGTCCCAGTGGACATGCCAGGAGCAGGTGGTGCGTATCCGGCAAATATCAGAGCAGGCGATACTAATTTACAGGGTACACGTCCATTAGGGAACAACAATGTGGCCGGAACGAGTGGCAGAAAGGAACTAGGTGTTGGTCAACGATTGAAGACATTAGGAGGTGTTGATCAAGAAGATGCAAATGCTTGGAATTTGCTGCCATTGTTGGGCGAATATTTTGGTGAAAGCATGTCGTCCTTTGTTCCTTCCCCTGCACTATCTTTGTTCTTGTGA
- the LOC140878832 gene encoding cell division protein FtsZ homolog 1, chloroplastic-like, with product MATLGFRNPASASSATFISIGFTPLPPKARHYSVSFSGCRRKSSCDSRLCRTRSGAYSSFTRIETAKIKVIGVGGGGNNAVNRMIGSGLQGVDFCAINTDAQSLLQSAAETPIQIGELLTRGLGTGGNPLLGEQAAEESKEVIANALKGSDMVFITAGMGGGTGSGAAPVVAKIAKDSGYLTVGVVTHPFSFEGRRRSLQALEAIEKLQKYVDTLIVIPNDRLLDISNEHTPLQDAFLLADDVLRQGVQGISDIIMIPGLVNVDFADVKAVMKDSGTAMLGVGMSSSKNRAEEAAKEATFAPLIGSSIQSATGVVYNITGGKDMTLQEVNKVSQVVTSLADPSANIIFGAVVDERYNGELHVTIIATGFTQSFQKTLITDPRGAKVAEKSAVRAPVTPQSSTSPSSTSRPPLHQRFFF from the exons ATGGCGACGCTGGGATTTCGAAATCCAGCATCTGCCTCATCAGCCACCTTCATTTCCATTGGTTTCACACCTCTACCTCCCAAAGCTAGGCATTATAGTGTCTCCTTCTCCGGGTGTCGCAGGAAAAGTTCCTGTGATTCAAGATTGTGTCGTACTCGTAGCGGTGCTTACAGTTCGTTTACTCGAATAGAAACTGCCAAGATTAAGGTGATTGGAGTCGGTGGCGGCGGCAACAATGCCGTCAATCGAATGATCGGCAGCGGTTTACAG GGTGTGGACTTTTGTGCCATCAACACAGATGCTCAGTCACTGTTGCAATCAGCTGCTGAGACACCTATTCAGATTGGAGAGCTTTTGACTCGTGGACTTG GGACAGGTGGCAACCCACTTTTGGGTGAACAGGCTGCAGAGGAATCAAAGGAAGTCATTGCAAATGCTCTCAAGGGATCAGATATGGTGTTTATAACAGCAGGGATGGGTGGGGGTACTGGGTCCGGTGCAGCCCCTGTTGTTGCTAAAATAGCCAAGGATTCTGGGTATTTGACAGTGGGTGTTGTTACACACCCATTCAGCTTTGAAGGACGTAGAAGATCTTTGCAG GCTCTCGAAGCAATCGAAAAACTCCAGAAATATGTGGATACACTTATTGTGATTCCAAATGATCGTCTCCTAGATATTTCCAACGAACATACACCCCTTCAAGATGCGTTCCTTCTGGCAGATGATGTACTCCGCCAAGGAGTTCAAGGAATATCAGATATAATCATG ATACCTGGGCTGGTAAATGTGGATTTTGCAGATGTTAAGGCTGTGATGAAGGACTCTGGTACTGCTATGCTTGGTGTGGGAATGTCCTCTAGCAAGAACCGTGCTGAAGAAGCGGCTAAAGAAGCAACTTTCGCTCCTCTGATTGGGTCCTCTATTCAATCAGCTACTGGAGTTGTATATAACATCACTGGAGGAAAGGATATGACGCTACAGGAAGTGAATAAAGTATCCCAG GTTGTTACAAGTCTGGCCGACCCTTCAGCCAACATTATATTTGGTGCAGTTGTGGATGAACGGTACAATGGAGAGCTCCATGTTACAATCATTGCGACTGGTTTTACACAATCGTTTCAGAAGACTCTTATAACTGATCCAAGAGGAGCAAAAGTAGCTGAAAAGAGTGCAGTAAGAGCTCCAGTCACCCCCCAATCATCAACTTCGCCTTCCTCTACATCTCGACCGCCTCTGCACCAGAGAttctttttttag
- the LOC140887415 gene encoding syntaxin-52-like — MAAAGDSWVREYNEAVKLADDISNMISERSSLPVTGPEAQRHSSAIRRKITILATRLDSLQSLLSKIPGKQSLTEKEMNRRKDMAANLRSKVNQMASTLNMSNFAIRDSLLGPEIKPADAMSRATGLDNYGVVGLQRQIMKEQDDGLERLEETVISTKHIALAVNEELDLHTRLIDNLDEHVEITDSRLQRAQRMLARLNKRTKGGCSCFNLCLAVIGIVVLVVVIYLLVKYL; from the exons ATGGCAGCTGCTGGAGACTCGTGGGTGAGGGAGTATAATGAAGCAGTCAAACTTGCTGATGATATTAGCAACATGATATCTGAAAGGAGTTCATTGCCCGTGACTGGGCCGGAGGCACAGCGCCATTCATCTGCAATTCGGAGGAAAATTACTATATTAGCAACCAGACTTGACAGCTTACAGTCTCTTTTGTCAAAGATTCCTGGAAAGCAATCTCT GACTGAGAAAGAAATGAATCGTCGCAAGGACATGGCTGCAAATTTGAGATCAAAAGTAAATCAGATGGCTTCGACGTTGAACATGTCCAACTTTGCTATTAGAGACAGCTTGCTTGGGCCAGAAATTAAGCCTGCTGATGCTATGTCTAGAGCAACTGGTCTTGACAACTATGGCGTTGTCGGTCTTCAGAGACAGATAATGAAAG AACAAGACGACGGTCTTGAGAGATTGGAGGAGACAGTGATAAGCACCAAGCATATTGCCTTGGCAGTCAATGAAGAGTTAGATCTGCATACGAGGCTGATA GATAATCTTGACGAGCATGTAGAGATTACAGACTCCAGACTACAG CGAGCTCAGAGAATGCTTGCAAGGTTGAATAAACGGACAAAGGGTGGCTGCTCCTGCTTCAACTTATGTTTAGCAGTTATTGGGATTGTTGTTTTGGTGGTGGTTATATATTTGCTGGTCAAGTATttgtaa
- the LOC140878581 gene encoding fimbrin-1-like — translation MSGFAGVVVSDQLLHSEFTQVELRSLKSRYISIKNQNGKVTVGDLPPLFAKLKAFNEMFSEEEIKNGLGELYSDLNEEIDFEGFLRSFLDLQNRGNGKSGNRRNSSSFLKATITTLLHTISESEKASYVAHINSYLRDDPFLKQFLPIDASTNALFDLAKDGVLLCKLINVAVPGTIDERAINTKRVLNPWERNENHTLCLNSAKAIGCTVVNIGTQDLIEGRPHLLLGLISQIIKIQLLADLNLRKTPQLVELVEDNNDVEELMGLAPEKVLLKWMNFHLKKAGYKKNVTNFSSDLKDGEAYAYLLNVLAPEHCNPTTLDAKDPTERANLVLEHAEKMDCKRYLSPKDIVEGSTNLNLAFVAQIFHQRNGLSTDNKKVSFAEMMTDDDLISREERCFRLWINSLGIASYINNLFEDVRNGWVLLEVLDKVSPGSVNWKHATKPPIKMPFRKVENCNQVIRIGKLLKLSLVNVAGNDFVQGNKKLILAFLWQLMRFNMLQLLKNLRSRFQGKEIKDADILDWVNRKVKNSGRKSQIESFKDKKLSSGLFFLELLSAVEPRVVNWNLVTKGESDDEKKLNATYIISVARKLGCSIFLLPEDIMEVNQKMILILTASIMYWSLQQPVEESDSSPSPAAISCGASPEPSFNETLSPVSAIAFSDASSPSASANGSVSPSPSVTPVSFPELNGASSPSAGATPEPIQAPTLSKEDDSSLSVEMSHITVDDADPDTAVPAKADETDADVAAVCSPEVENEVEHAE, via the exons ATGTCTGGTTTTGCGGGAGTAGTTGTTTCCGATCAATTGCTTCACAGTGAGTTCACACAAGTCGAGCTTCGCAGCCTCAAATCCAGA TACATATCAATAAAGAATCAGAATGGTAAAGTTACGGTTGGCGATTTGCCTCCGTTATTTGCGAAGCTGAAGGCATTCAATGAGATGTTCAGTGAGGAGGAGATCAAGAATGGGTTGGGAGAATTGTATTCTGACCTCAACGAGGAGATAGATTTTGAAGGCTTCCTCAGG TCCTTTCTAGATTTACAAAATAGAGGAAATGGCAAATCCGGAAATCGAAGAAACTCTTCGTCTTTCCTGAAGGCCACCATAACCACTCTTCTTCACACTATCAGTGAGTCTGAGAAGGCTTCATATGTGGCTCATATAAATAGCTACCTCAGAGATGACCCATTTTTGAAGCAGTTCCTTCCAATCGATGCATCCACAAATGCTTTGTTTGATCTTGCAAAGGATGGAGTCCTATTATG TAAGCTGATTAATGTTGCGGTGCCTGGGACAATAGACGAACGGGCTATCAACACAAAACGTGTGCTCAATCCATGGGAAAGAAACGAGAACCACACATTGTGCCTTAACTCTGCAAAGGCTATTGGTTGCACTGTAGTCAATATTGGCACTcaagacttgattgaaggaagA CCTCATTTGCTACTCGgtttaatttctcaaattatAAAG ATCCAACTGTTGGCAGATCTCAATCTCAGAAAGACACCCCAGCTTGTAGAACTGGTGGAAGACAATAAC GATGTTGAGGAGCTTATGGGACTTGCTCCAGAAAAAGTTTTGCTAAAGTGGATGAATTTCCATTTAAAAAAAGCAGGCTATAAGAAAAATGTGACGAATTTTTCTTCTGATTTGAAG GACGGAGAGGCTTATGCTTATCTGCTTAATGTACTTGCACCAGAACATTGCAACCCCACCACCCTAGATGCTAAAGATCCCACTGAACGGGCTAATCTGGTCCTCGAGCATGCAGAGAAAATGGATTGCAAGAGATATCTAAGTCCTAAAGATATTGTGGAGGGATCAACAAATCTGAATCTTGCTTTTGTTGCTCAGATTTTTCATCAGAG GAATGGCTTGTCTACAGACAACAAAAAAGTATCGTTTGCCGAAATGATGACGGATGATGACCTAATATCCAGAGAAGAAAGGTGCTTTCGACTTTGGATCAACAGTCTTGGAATTGCCTCTTATATCAATAACTTGTTTGAGGATGTTAGAAATGG GTGGGTTCTTCTGGAAGTGCTTGATAAAGTTTCTCCGGGGTCTGTCAACTGGAAGCACGCAACAAAACCACCAATAAAGATGCCGTTTAGAAAAGTAGAGAATTGCAACCAGGTCATCAGGATAGGGAAGCTGTTGAAACTGTCCCTTGTGAACGTGGCTGGAAATGATTTTGTGCAAGGGAATAAAAAGCTCATACTTG CTTTCCTTTGGCAGTTGATGAGATTTAATATGCTTCAGCTTTTGAAGAACCTTAGATCCCGTTTCCAGGGTAAGGAGATTAAAGATGCTGATATACTCGACTGGGTTAATAGAAAAGTAAAGAATTCAGGCAGAAAATCTCAAATTGAAAGTTTTAAG GATAAGAAACTTTCAAGTGGATTGTTCTTTCTTGAACTTCTCAGTGCAGTTGAGCCGcgagttgtgaactggaatctCGTTACCAAGGGTGAAAGTG ATGATGAAAAGAAGCTGAATGCTACATATATAATCAGTGTTGCTAGGAAGCTTGGATGTTCCATTTTCTTGTTGCCTGAAGACATTATGGAG GTGAACCAAAAAATGATCCTTATTTTGACAGCAAGTATTATGTATTGGAGCCTGCAGCAGCCTGTGGAAGAGTCAGATTCATCTCCTTCACCTGCTGCCATTAGTTGTGGGGCGTCCCCTGAACCTTCATTCAATGAGACTCTATCGCCGGTTTCAGCTATAGCTTTTTCAGATGCATCATCACCTTCAGCGTCAGCCAACGGTTCTGTATCCCCTTCTCCGTCGGTTACTCCAGTTTCGTTCCCCGAATTGAATGGTGCTTCATCCCCTTCAGCTGGTGCTACTCCTGAGCCAATCCAAGCTCCAACTTTGAGCAAAGAAGATGATAGCTCGCTATCTGTTGAAATGTCGCACATTACCGTGGATGATGCAGACCCGGATACAGCAGTGCCTGCAAAAGCAGACGAAACGGATGCAGATGTTGCTGCAGTTTGCAGTCCAGAGGTTGAGAATGAAGTCGAACATGCTGAATGA
- the LOC140875434 gene encoding V-type proton ATPase subunit e1, translating into MGFLVTTLIFVVVGIIASLCARICFNRGPSANLLHLTLVITATVCCWMMWAIVYLAQMNPLIVPILNETE; encoded by the exons ATGGGGTTCTTGGTGACTACTCTGATCTTTGTGGTGGTCGGGATTATTGCGTCACTGTGCGCTAGGATCTGCTTCAACAGAGGACCTTCTGCAAATCT GTTACACCTGACGTTGGTTATTACTGCAACTGTATGCTGTTGGATGAT GTGGGCGATTGTGTACTTGGCACAAATGAATCCTCTAATTGTACCGATTTTGAACGAGACAGAATGA